The following coding sequences lie in one Oncorhynchus nerka isolate Pitt River linkage group LG14, Oner_Uvic_2.0, whole genome shotgun sequence genomic window:
- the LOC115140955 gene encoding growth factor receptor-bound protein 10-like isoform X2, whose translation MAVAGCPDYFLHHPNYQDNVDRASNHRPADLIGPSFQKSTNRNPPNHQEDDVDLEALVNDMNSSFESLYSTCSSVQSESVPLLQHNGQVHVHRDHHRSAPMPPHTHTSSSELQHSTTSPKQRRRRSQPMHILAVRRLQEEEQQLRTSSLPAIPNPFPELSGSPVLSPGSLPPCQPSGTYIINIFSEDGMGKVVEIPADMTSRDLCQLLVYKSHCVDDNSWALVEHHPLLGLERCLEDHELVVQVQASMTSKGRFLFRKNYAKYEFFRNPLNFFPEHMVAWCQGTNGAIPPSQLLQNFLNSSSCPEIQGFLYVKEMGRKSWKKLYVFLRRSGLYFSTKGTSKEPRHLQLLADLEDSNVFTVTTGKKLHSAPTDYEFCIKPNKRTELKELRMLCTEDEQSRTSWMTAFRLFKYGIVLYQNYKIPQQRKTLSHFSTPVRSVSENSLVAMDFSGRIGRVIDNPLEAQSAAMEEGNAWRKRSQRMNILGSPSPLHPCLLNSVIHRTQLWFHGRITREESHRMIHQQGQVDGLFLLRDSQSNPKAFVLTLCHHQKIKHFQILPCEEDGQIFFSLDDGSTKFTDLIQLVEFYQLNRGVLPCKLKHPCTLVAL comes from the exons AAGATGATGTGGACCTGGAGGCGCTGGTGAATGACATGAACTCCTCGTTCGAGAGCCTGTACTCCACATGCAGCAGCGTGCAGTCTGAGTCGGTTCCCCTCCTGCAGCACAACGGCCAGGTGCATGTGCACCGCGACCACCACCGCAGCGCCCCCATGCCCCCCCACACCCACACCTCCAGCAGCGAGCTGCAGcacagcaccacctcccccaaACAGAGACGCCGACGCTCCCAGCCCATGCACATCCTCGCCGTCAG GAGACTGCAGGAAGAGGAGCAGCAGCTCCGGACGTCCTCTCTGCCAGCCATCCCCAACCCCTTTCCCGAGCTCTCCGGCTCTCCTGTCCTCAGCCCTGGGTCCTTACCTCCGTGTCAGCCCTCAGGCACATAC ATTATAAACATTTTCAGCGAGGACGGCATGGGGAAAGTAGTGGAAATCCCAGCCGACATGACTTCAAGAGATCTTTGCCAGCTCCTCGTGTACAAAAGCCATTGTGTGGACGACAACAGTTGGGCACTTGTTGAGCATCACCCTCTCCTCGGACTAG agaGGTGCTTGGAGGACCATGAGCTAGTGGTACAAGTGCAGGCATCCATGACCAGCAAGGGCAGATTTCTGTTCAGGAAGAACTATGCCAAATATGAATTCTTCAGAAATCCCTTG AATTTCTTTCCCGAGCATATGGTTGCATGGTGCCAGGGAACAAATGGTGCAATCCCACCATCTCAACTTTTACAG aaTTTCTTGAACTCCAGCAGTTGTCCTGAGATCCAGGGCTTTTTATACGTGAAAGAGATGGGCAGGAAATCCTGGAAGAAGCTGTACGTGTTCCTTAGACGCTCAGGACTTTACTTTTCTACGAAAGGAACGTCGAAG GAGCCCAGGCATTTACAGTTACTAGCAGACCTGGAGGACAGCAATGTCTTCACAGTAACAACAGGCAAGAAGCTACACAGTGCGCCGACAGACTACGAGTTCTGTATAAAG CCCAACAAGAGGACTGAGCTGAAAGAGTTGAGGATGTTGTGTACTGAAGACGAACAGAGCAGAACTTCCTGGATGACAGCCTTCAGACTCTTCAAG TATGGAATAGTCCTCTATCAGAACTACAAGATTCCTCAGCAGAGAAAAACTCTGTCACACTTTTCAACACCAGTG CGGAGTGTGTCCGAGAATTCTCTGGTTGCCATGGATTTCTCAGGAAGGATAGGCAGGGTGATCGACAATCCCTTGGAGGCCCAGAGCGCTGCCATGGAAGAGGGCAATGCCTGGAGG AAGAGAAGTCAACGGATGAACATTCTAGGTAGTCCCAGtccactacatccctgtttaTTAAACTCAG TTATTCACAGAACACAGCTGTGGTTCCATGGGCGGATAACGCGAGAAGAGTCCCATCGGATGATCCACCAACAAGGCCAGGTGGACGG GTTGTTTCTGTTGAGGGACAGTCAAAGCAACCCAAAGGCCTTTGTCCTCACACTGTGCCATCACCAGAAAATTAAGCATTTCCAGATCTTACCG TGTGAAGAGGACGGCCAGATCTTCTTCAGCCTTGACGACGGGTCCACCAAATTCACCGACCTGATCCAGCTGGTGGAGTTCTACCAGCTCAACAGAGGAGTCCTGCCTTGTAAACTCAAGCACCCCTGCACCCTCGTAGCCTTATGA
- the LOC115140955 gene encoding growth factor receptor-bound protein 10-like isoform X1, producing the protein MAVAGCPDYFLHHPNYQQDNVDRASNHRPADLIGPSFQKSTNRNPPNHQEDDVDLEALVNDMNSSFESLYSTCSSVQSESVPLLQHNGQVHVHRDHHRSAPMPPHTHTSSSELQHSTTSPKQRRRRSQPMHILAVRRLQEEEQQLRTSSLPAIPNPFPELSGSPVLSPGSLPPCQPSGTYIINIFSEDGMGKVVEIPADMTSRDLCQLLVYKSHCVDDNSWALVEHHPLLGLERCLEDHELVVQVQASMTSKGRFLFRKNYAKYEFFRNPLNFFPEHMVAWCQGTNGAIPPSQLLQNFLNSSSCPEIQGFLYVKEMGRKSWKKLYVFLRRSGLYFSTKGTSKEPRHLQLLADLEDSNVFTVTTGKKLHSAPTDYEFCIKPNKRTELKELRMLCTEDEQSRTSWMTAFRLFKYGIVLYQNYKIPQQRKTLSHFSTPVRSVSENSLVAMDFSGRIGRVIDNPLEAQSAAMEEGNAWRKRSQRMNILGSPSPLHPCLLNSVIHRTQLWFHGRITREESHRMIHQQGQVDGLFLLRDSQSNPKAFVLTLCHHQKIKHFQILPCEEDGQIFFSLDDGSTKFTDLIQLVEFYQLNRGVLPCKLKHPCTLVAL; encoded by the exons AAGATGATGTGGACCTGGAGGCGCTGGTGAATGACATGAACTCCTCGTTCGAGAGCCTGTACTCCACATGCAGCAGCGTGCAGTCTGAGTCGGTTCCCCTCCTGCAGCACAACGGCCAGGTGCATGTGCACCGCGACCACCACCGCAGCGCCCCCATGCCCCCCCACACCCACACCTCCAGCAGCGAGCTGCAGcacagcaccacctcccccaaACAGAGACGCCGACGCTCCCAGCCCATGCACATCCTCGCCGTCAG GAGACTGCAGGAAGAGGAGCAGCAGCTCCGGACGTCCTCTCTGCCAGCCATCCCCAACCCCTTTCCCGAGCTCTCCGGCTCTCCTGTCCTCAGCCCTGGGTCCTTACCTCCGTGTCAGCCCTCAGGCACATAC ATTATAAACATTTTCAGCGAGGACGGCATGGGGAAAGTAGTGGAAATCCCAGCCGACATGACTTCAAGAGATCTTTGCCAGCTCCTCGTGTACAAAAGCCATTGTGTGGACGACAACAGTTGGGCACTTGTTGAGCATCACCCTCTCCTCGGACTAG agaGGTGCTTGGAGGACCATGAGCTAGTGGTACAAGTGCAGGCATCCATGACCAGCAAGGGCAGATTTCTGTTCAGGAAGAACTATGCCAAATATGAATTCTTCAGAAATCCCTTG AATTTCTTTCCCGAGCATATGGTTGCATGGTGCCAGGGAACAAATGGTGCAATCCCACCATCTCAACTTTTACAG aaTTTCTTGAACTCCAGCAGTTGTCCTGAGATCCAGGGCTTTTTATACGTGAAAGAGATGGGCAGGAAATCCTGGAAGAAGCTGTACGTGTTCCTTAGACGCTCAGGACTTTACTTTTCTACGAAAGGAACGTCGAAG GAGCCCAGGCATTTACAGTTACTAGCAGACCTGGAGGACAGCAATGTCTTCACAGTAACAACAGGCAAGAAGCTACACAGTGCGCCGACAGACTACGAGTTCTGTATAAAG CCCAACAAGAGGACTGAGCTGAAAGAGTTGAGGATGTTGTGTACTGAAGACGAACAGAGCAGAACTTCCTGGATGACAGCCTTCAGACTCTTCAAG TATGGAATAGTCCTCTATCAGAACTACAAGATTCCTCAGCAGAGAAAAACTCTGTCACACTTTTCAACACCAGTG CGGAGTGTGTCCGAGAATTCTCTGGTTGCCATGGATTTCTCAGGAAGGATAGGCAGGGTGATCGACAATCCCTTGGAGGCCCAGAGCGCTGCCATGGAAGAGGGCAATGCCTGGAGG AAGAGAAGTCAACGGATGAACATTCTAGGTAGTCCCAGtccactacatccctgtttaTTAAACTCAG TTATTCACAGAACACAGCTGTGGTTCCATGGGCGGATAACGCGAGAAGAGTCCCATCGGATGATCCACCAACAAGGCCAGGTGGACGG GTTGTTTCTGTTGAGGGACAGTCAAAGCAACCCAAAGGCCTTTGTCCTCACACTGTGCCATCACCAGAAAATTAAGCATTTCCAGATCTTACCG TGTGAAGAGGACGGCCAGATCTTCTTCAGCCTTGACGACGGGTCCACCAAATTCACCGACCTGATCCAGCTGGTGGAGTTCTACCAGCTCAACAGAGGAGTCCTGCCTTGTAAACTCAAGCACCCCTGCACCCTCGTAGCCTTATGA
- the LOC115140955 gene encoding growth factor receptor-bound protein 10-like isoform X3 → MSRLFSTPSKLSEDDVDLEALVNDMNSSFESLYSTCSSVQSESVPLLQHNGQVHVHRDHHRSAPMPPHTHTSSSELQHSTTSPKQRRRRSQPMHILAVRRLQEEEQQLRTSSLPAIPNPFPELSGSPVLSPGSLPPCQPSGTYIINIFSEDGMGKVVEIPADMTSRDLCQLLVYKSHCVDDNSWALVEHHPLLGLERCLEDHELVVQVQASMTSKGRFLFRKNYAKYEFFRNPLNFFPEHMVAWCQGTNGAIPPSQLLQNFLNSSSCPEIQGFLYVKEMGRKSWKKLYVFLRRSGLYFSTKGTSKEPRHLQLLADLEDSNVFTVTTGKKLHSAPTDYEFCIKPNKRTELKELRMLCTEDEQSRTSWMTAFRLFKYGIVLYQNYKIPQQRKTLSHFSTPVRSVSENSLVAMDFSGRIGRVIDNPLEAQSAAMEEGNAWRKRSQRMNILGSPSPLHPCLLNSVIHRTQLWFHGRITREESHRMIHQQGQVDGLFLLRDSQSNPKAFVLTLCHHQKIKHFQILPCEEDGQIFFSLDDGSTKFTDLIQLVEFYQLNRGVLPCKLKHPCTLVAL, encoded by the exons AAGATGATGTGGACCTGGAGGCGCTGGTGAATGACATGAACTCCTCGTTCGAGAGCCTGTACTCCACATGCAGCAGCGTGCAGTCTGAGTCGGTTCCCCTCCTGCAGCACAACGGCCAGGTGCATGTGCACCGCGACCACCACCGCAGCGCCCCCATGCCCCCCCACACCCACACCTCCAGCAGCGAGCTGCAGcacagcaccacctcccccaaACAGAGACGCCGACGCTCCCAGCCCATGCACATCCTCGCCGTCAG GAGACTGCAGGAAGAGGAGCAGCAGCTCCGGACGTCCTCTCTGCCAGCCATCCCCAACCCCTTTCCCGAGCTCTCCGGCTCTCCTGTCCTCAGCCCTGGGTCCTTACCTCCGTGTCAGCCCTCAGGCACATAC ATTATAAACATTTTCAGCGAGGACGGCATGGGGAAAGTAGTGGAAATCCCAGCCGACATGACTTCAAGAGATCTTTGCCAGCTCCTCGTGTACAAAAGCCATTGTGTGGACGACAACAGTTGGGCACTTGTTGAGCATCACCCTCTCCTCGGACTAG agaGGTGCTTGGAGGACCATGAGCTAGTGGTACAAGTGCAGGCATCCATGACCAGCAAGGGCAGATTTCTGTTCAGGAAGAACTATGCCAAATATGAATTCTTCAGAAATCCCTTG AATTTCTTTCCCGAGCATATGGTTGCATGGTGCCAGGGAACAAATGGTGCAATCCCACCATCTCAACTTTTACAG aaTTTCTTGAACTCCAGCAGTTGTCCTGAGATCCAGGGCTTTTTATACGTGAAAGAGATGGGCAGGAAATCCTGGAAGAAGCTGTACGTGTTCCTTAGACGCTCAGGACTTTACTTTTCTACGAAAGGAACGTCGAAG GAGCCCAGGCATTTACAGTTACTAGCAGACCTGGAGGACAGCAATGTCTTCACAGTAACAACAGGCAAGAAGCTACACAGTGCGCCGACAGACTACGAGTTCTGTATAAAG CCCAACAAGAGGACTGAGCTGAAAGAGTTGAGGATGTTGTGTACTGAAGACGAACAGAGCAGAACTTCCTGGATGACAGCCTTCAGACTCTTCAAG TATGGAATAGTCCTCTATCAGAACTACAAGATTCCTCAGCAGAGAAAAACTCTGTCACACTTTTCAACACCAGTG CGGAGTGTGTCCGAGAATTCTCTGGTTGCCATGGATTTCTCAGGAAGGATAGGCAGGGTGATCGACAATCCCTTGGAGGCCCAGAGCGCTGCCATGGAAGAGGGCAATGCCTGGAGG AAGAGAAGTCAACGGATGAACATTCTAGGTAGTCCCAGtccactacatccctgtttaTTAAACTCAG TTATTCACAGAACACAGCTGTGGTTCCATGGGCGGATAACGCGAGAAGAGTCCCATCGGATGATCCACCAACAAGGCCAGGTGGACGG GTTGTTTCTGTTGAGGGACAGTCAAAGCAACCCAAAGGCCTTTGTCCTCACACTGTGCCATCACCAGAAAATTAAGCATTTCCAGATCTTACCG TGTGAAGAGGACGGCCAGATCTTCTTCAGCCTTGACGACGGGTCCACCAAATTCACCGACCTGATCCAGCTGGTGGAGTTCTACCAGCTCAACAGAGGAGTCCTGCCTTGTAAACTCAAGCACCCCTGCACCCTCGTAGCCTTATGA